GTGGAAAGTCAACGACCGGACGCCTTCTGATGCGTTTGATTGAGGCGAGTGATGGAAGAATTATCTTTGAAGATAAAGAGATTACCAGCATGTCAAAGTCAGAATTAAGAAAAACGCGCAGGGATATTCAAATGGTGTTCCAGGATCCCTATGCATCCTTAAACCCAAGACACTCTGTTGAGCAAATTTTAGAAGAGCCGCTGATTGTCCATGGAATTGGAACGAAAGAAGAACGACAGAAGCAGGTAAGAGAAATGCTTGAGGTGGTTGGCCTAAGCCGATATCACGCGAAGCGGTATCCCCACCAATTCAGCGGCGGACAGCGGCAGCGAATTGGGATTGCTAAAGCATTGATGACAAAACCGAAATTGATTATTGCCGATGAACCCGTTTCTGCACTTGACGTTTCGATTCAGGCACAGGTTCTCAACTTAATGAAGGATATTCAAAAAGAGTTTCAGCTCACGTACATATTTATCGCTCATGATTTAAGTGTCGTCCGTCATATCAGTGATCGTGTCGGCGTAATGTATTTAGGAAGATTAATAGAATTAGCTGATAGTGAGGAGCTCTATGAAAATCCAAAGCATCCGTATACGAAAGCACTTCTTTCGTCAGTACCTGTGCCAGACCCGGATATAAGAAGGAAAACGATTTTAATTGAAGGAGAACTGCCAAGTCCGGCCAATCCTCCTACAGGCTGTGCCTTCCATACAAGATGCTCACAGGTAATAGGTAGTTGTAAAACGGTAAGACCTGCGGAACACAATTTAAATGGTCATTTTGTGGCATGTCACTTATACAACAAGTGATTTGCTACATTTATGATAATAAAACAAAAGTATAGGGGGTAAAAAAAGCTCATGAAGAAAAAGTCTTTTAAACTGCTGTTGATTTCTTTATTAGCCATCAGCGTGTTTTTAGTTGGATGTAACAGCAAAACGAATAATGAAACTGATGGTAAAAAAGACCCGGGTACTAGTAATGGTTCCAAAAAGGATACACTTGTGTATGGCCGCGGCGGTGACTCCACTTCTTTGGACCCAATCACCACGACTGAAGGGGAAGCATTTAAAGTAACAGAAAATATTTATGAAACTTTGCTTGAGTATGGGGAGCAGGATACCACAATCAAGCCAGGACTTGCTAAAGAATGGACAGCCTCTGATGATGGTTTAACTTACACTTTTAAACTACAACAAGGGGTGAAATTCCATGACGGCACTGAATTTAATGCAGATGCCGTTGTCTTTAACTTTAATCGCTGGATGAATGGAAATGATGAGAAATTCCCTTATTACACAATGTTTGGCGGCTATAAAGCCGATGATGGGCACGTAATTAAAGAGGTTAAAGCAGTTGATAAGAACACAGTTCAGTTCATATTGAAACGACCACAGGCGCCGTTCTTGAAAAACTTAGCGATGTCGCCATTCGGGATTGCCAGCCCGACTGCCGTGGAAAAATGGGGTGACGATTTCAGAAGCCATCCAGTTGGAACAGGTCCATTTAAATTTGTTGAATGGAAAAAGAAAGACCGGATTGTCGTTGAAAAGAATCAAGACTACTGGCAAAAAGGTTTACCGAAGTTAAACAAAATCATTTTCCGGGTTATTCCAGAAAATGCTGCACGTCTTAATGCTCTTGCAAAAGGTGAAATCGATGTAATGGATGGTTTGAATAACTCAGATGAGGAAAAGGTTAAGTCTAATGACAAGCTGCAAATTATCGAACGGCCTTCAATGAACGTTGGTTATATTGGTTTAACCAATACTCGTAAGCCATTTGACAATAAGCTTGTTCGTCAGGCAATTAACCACGCTGTTGACAAGAAAGCCATTATTGATGCTTTCTATGGCGGCAAAGCACTTTCAGCTAAAAACCCAATGCCTCCTTCCATTGAAGGCTATAACGATGCCATTCAAGAATATCCATATGATTTAGAAAAGGCAAAAGCTTTATTGAAGGAAGCAGGATACGAGAAAGGATTTAAAATGGAATTATGGGCAATGCCTGTTGCTCGTCCATACATGCCTGAAGCCCAGAAGGTTGCTGAAGTGATTCAAGAAAGCTTAAGTAAAATCGGAGTAACGGCAGAAATCAAATCTGTGGACTGGGCCACATATTTAGAAAAAGCAACAAAAGGGGAATTTGATGCCTTTATGCTTGGCTGGACAGGTGACAACGGCGACCCTGATAACTTCATTTACACATTACTTGATAAAGACAGCATTGGCAGCAACAACTACGCTTACTACAGCAACGACGAACTGCATACCAACTTAATTGAGGCGCAAACAGAAACGGATCAAGCAAAGCGGAACGAGCTTTATAAAAAAGCCCAGGAAATCATCCATGAAGATGCTCCATGGGTACCGCTTGTCCACTCAACACCACTATTGGCAGCGTCTAAGGATGTATTGAATTACGTCCCACATCCAACCGGTTCAGAATGCTTAAGTAAAGTAGAATTTAAATAATAACTGGAAAAAAGGGGAGGGAGCTTTGCCTCCCCTTTTCTTAACATAGGTATGTATATTTTCCTTGTTGTTTAAGTTCGAATTTTAAGCTCTATGTTCAAATTACCATTGGAAATATTCGGAAGATAAGGCGTAGAGAGGTTCAACGTAGACTTTTAGGGTGAAAATCCATTAAAAACGCGATGTAGGAATTACAATGCCTAACATAAAAGTCTTTTTTAAAAGGGGTGAATGTATTGTTAACGTATACAGTCCGGCGGATTCTAGCATTAATTCCAGTATTGATCGGGATGACCCTTGTTGTTTTTGCCATTATTCATGCGATTCCCGGGAATCCGGCACAGGTGATTCTCGGACAAAGGGCAACGAAAGAAGCGGTCGCCAATTTAACGGCACAGTTGGGGCTGGACAGGCCGTGGTACATACAGTATTTCGATTATATAAAATCCTTATTGCATGGTGATTTAGGTATTTCACTGGAGACTAGGTTACCTATTAACGAAGAAATATGGCCATACTTGGCTGCCACATTGGAATTAACCGTTGTAGCCATGATCATCGCCATCGTTATTGGCGTGAATGCCGGGATTATTAGCGCTTGGTTTTCAAATTCATGGTTTGATTATATAGCTATGGTTCTCGCCTTAATTGGTGTATCGATGCCCATTTTTTGGCTGGGCTTAATGGAACAATGGGCTTTTTCCATTGAATTAGGCTGGCTTCCGACAACCGGTAGGGAGGATGTCAGGGATCCTATTACAGCGATAACGAATCTCTATTTAATCGATACATTATTTCAGGGAAGATTTGATCAATTTATAACGGTTATAAAGCATCTGGTACTGCCGAGCATTGCTCTTGCCACCATCCCAATTGCAATTATTGCAAGGATGACCCGGGCAACGATGCTTGAGGTGATGAAATCCGATTACATTCGTACAGCTAGAGCGAAAGGACTTAGAATGTTTTGGGTGGTGTACAAGCACTCATTAAAAAATGCGATTATTCCAGTACTTACAGTTATTGGCTTACAGACAGGGATGTTATTGGGGGGAGCAATCTTAACAGAAACCATCTTTAGCTGGCCGGGAATTGGCCGGTATTTATACGATGCCATTGGGTACCGTGATTATCCAGTTATTCAGTCAGGGATCTTAATCATTGCAGCTATTTTTATCCTCATCAATTTAATCGTGGATCTCTTATATGTCTTTGTTGATCCAAGAATTAAATACACGAAATAAGGAGGGATCTAGAGTGGCAGAACTGGCAAAAAACACGGCAGATATCTCGACGATACCTGCCGAGGAAAAGCTGATACCTCCATGGAAAGAGGCATGGCAATTATTTTATAAAAACCGATTAGCACTAGCAGGATTATGTATTGTTATCTTTTTTATCATTATTGCCATCATCGCCCCATGGATTGCCCCATATGGCTTTAAAACCCAAGTGTTGGCCGACAGGATGCA
The DNA window shown above is from Neobacillus sp. WH10 and carries:
- a CDS encoding dipeptide ABC transporter ATP-binding protein, with the translated sequence MSELLLEVNGLKKYFPITGGLFGRKHGEVKAVDDVSFYVKKGETLGIVGESGCGKSTTGRLLMRLIEASDGRIIFEDKEITSMSKSELRKTRRDIQMVFQDPYASLNPRHSVEQILEEPLIVHGIGTKEERQKQVREMLEVVGLSRYHAKRYPHQFSGGQRQRIGIAKALMTKPKLIIADEPVSALDVSIQAQVLNLMKDIQKEFQLTYIFIAHDLSVVRHISDRVGVMYLGRLIELADSEELYENPKHPYTKALLSSVPVPDPDIRRKTILIEGELPSPANPPTGCAFHTRCSQVIGSCKTVRPAEHNLNGHFVACHLYNK
- a CDS encoding ABC transporter substrate-binding protein, giving the protein MKKKSFKLLLISLLAISVFLVGCNSKTNNETDGKKDPGTSNGSKKDTLVYGRGGDSTSLDPITTTEGEAFKVTENIYETLLEYGEQDTTIKPGLAKEWTASDDGLTYTFKLQQGVKFHDGTEFNADAVVFNFNRWMNGNDEKFPYYTMFGGYKADDGHVIKEVKAVDKNTVQFILKRPQAPFLKNLAMSPFGIASPTAVEKWGDDFRSHPVGTGPFKFVEWKKKDRIVVEKNQDYWQKGLPKLNKIIFRVIPENAARLNALAKGEIDVMDGLNNSDEEKVKSNDKLQIIERPSMNVGYIGLTNTRKPFDNKLVRQAINHAVDKKAIIDAFYGGKALSAKNPMPPSIEGYNDAIQEYPYDLEKAKALLKEAGYEKGFKMELWAMPVARPYMPEAQKVAEVIQESLSKIGVTAEIKSVDWATYLEKATKGEFDAFMLGWTGDNGDPDNFIYTLLDKDSIGSNNYAYYSNDELHTNLIEAQTETDQAKRNELYKKAQEIIHEDAPWVPLVHSTPLLAASKDVLNYVPHPTGSECLSKVEFK
- a CDS encoding ABC transporter permease — encoded protein: MLTYTVRRILALIPVLIGMTLVVFAIIHAIPGNPAQVILGQRATKEAVANLTAQLGLDRPWYIQYFDYIKSLLHGDLGISLETRLPINEEIWPYLAATLELTVVAMIIAIVIGVNAGIISAWFSNSWFDYIAMVLALIGVSMPIFWLGLMEQWAFSIELGWLPTTGREDVRDPITAITNLYLIDTLFQGRFDQFITVIKHLVLPSIALATIPIAIIARMTRATMLEVMKSDYIRTARAKGLRMFWVVYKHSLKNAIIPVLTVIGLQTGMLLGGAILTETIFSWPGIGRYLYDAIGYRDYPVIQSGILIIAAIFILINLIVDLLYVFVDPRIKYTK